DNA from Candidatus Deferrimicrobium sp.:
CGTCTGCGAACTCCCGTTGAACCGGGACAGAACTTGGCGAAATGGAAAGCGGATCACGCTTGAAATACGGGACCGTCCTCTATATCCTATATCATTGATGGGATATATAGGTTCCAGTTAGCACCGGAGGGACGATGCGCATTTCTAAAAAGACCGAATACGCGTTGCGCGCGCTGATGTACGCTTCCCGCTTCCCGGAGGGGACCACGTTCCAGATCCGGGATCTCGCGGAGAAGAACGGGATCCCGAAGAAGTTCCTCGAACTCATCCTGCTCGAATTGAAGAACGCCGGGATGCTCTCCAGCCGGCGCGGGGTCGGGGGCGGCTATCTCCTTGCGCGGCGCCCCGATTCGATCCGTTCCTCCGAGATCGTCGAAGTGTTCGAAGGTCCGTTGTCGGCGCGGGATCGGAAGAAAGGCTCCGGCAGGACGGAGAAGGAGAGCTCCTCCCCCGCTATTTCCCGGATGGTGGAGGAGGCGTCCGAAGCCGCGGCGGCGGTCTTCTCGCGATCGACCCTCGCCGACCTCGTCCGGGAAGAGGACGATGCGACGCAGCGCCGGCGACACAACGTGATGTATTTCATATGACCGGGTAGACCCGGCGAGGTCATTCCCCCTCCGGACTCTCCGGAGCGGGAACTTCTTCATCGGACCCGGGCTCGGGCGACGTTGCGGGGGGGGACGGCTCGATCACCACCGGTCCGCCGCCGGTAG
Protein-coding regions in this window:
- a CDS encoding Rrf2 family transcriptional regulator, with the translated sequence MRISKKTEYALRALMYASRFPEGTTFQIRDLAEKNGIPKKFLELILLELKNAGMLSSRRGVGGGYLLARRPDSIRSSEIVEVFEGPLSARDRKKGSGRTEKESSSPAISRMVEEASEAAAAVFSRSTLADLVREEDDATQRRRHNVMYFI